In one Nicotiana sylvestris chromosome 8, ASM39365v2, whole genome shotgun sequence genomic region, the following are encoded:
- the LOC104249665 gene encoding uncharacterized protein, giving the protein MSEHGKKVRASENSGSLHCVGARSMGTARRLLEKKYVRKMTHDEFFTETHIWKKKAPTYPSRWVEDRAETMYDLYKTNVKEYTPSLPPNGQGERPPISDEEAQKIWLDVISGPKKGIAYGLLERSFRRYRDGLQGIGTFI; this is encoded by the exons ATGAGTGAACATGGAAAGAAGGTCCGAGCATCTGAGAATAGTGGCTCCTTGCACTGTGTGGGTGCAAGGAGCATGGGGACTGCGAGGAGACTACTG GAAAAAAAATATGTAAGAAAGATGACTCATGATGAGTTCTTCACGGAGACTCACATCTGGAAGAAGAAGGCACCGACATATCCAAGTAGATGGGTCGAGGATCGGGCAGAGACTATGTAT GATCTCTACAAGACTAATGTGAAGGAGTACACTCCGAGCTTGCCACCGAATGGGCAAGGTGAGCGACCACCCATTTCAGACGAAGAAGCGCAGAAGATATGGTTGGATGTTATCAGTGGTCCTAAAAAAGGGATAGCATACGGCCTATTAGAGAGATCATTTCGGCGCTACAGGGATGGATTGCAAGGTATAGGGACTTTCATATAG
- the LOC138875913 gene encoding uncharacterized protein, giving the protein MSAPWPFVAWGMYVIGPIEPVASNKHRFILIAIDYLTKWVEAMTFKSVTKKVVVYFVHSNLICRFRILKVIITDNGANLNSHLMKEVCKQFKIMHRNSTPYRPKANGAIEASNKNIKKILRKMVQGSRQWHEKLPFTLLGYRTTVRTSVGATPYLLVYDTEVVIPAEVEIPSLRIVAEAEIDDDECVKTRLEQLSLIDEKRLAVVCHDIKGKYVDMAINSDAVKRYYKVKPSRELDNVTLSRSIAGLALRTMILEIESARREEKHNKILEKLEHKYFEYRSKYRDIRRCFGEGGNLRALRDELKEKDDELMRAIDKCSILEGTLRGKEEELKISKGIEA; this is encoded by the exons atgtccgcaccttggccctttgttgcttggggcatgtatgtcatcggaccaattgagccagtgGCATCAAATAAGCACAGGTTTATCCTGATTGCCATTGACTATTtaactaagtgggttgaagctatgactttcaaatctgtgaccaagaaggtagtggtctattttgttcattcaaacctCATTTGCCGGTTCAGGATCCtcaaggtaatcatcacggacaatggtgctaatcttaatagccatttgatgaaagaagtatgcaaacagttcaagattatgcatcgaaattccactccgtatcgccccaaggcaaatggagctatTGAGGCgtctaacaagaacataaagaagatacttcgaaagatggtgcaaggttctaggcaatggcatgaaaagttgccttttactttgctgggttaccgcactactgttcgcacttcagtaggtgcaactccttatttgttggtatatgatacTGAAGTAGTtatacccgcagaagttgaaattccatcccttcggattgttgctgaagctgaaattgatgacgatgaatgtgtcaaaacccgtttggagcagttaagtttgatcgatgagaaaagactgGCGGTAGTATGTCATG atataaaaGGCAAATATGTAGATATGGCTattaattctgatgcagtcaaaagatattat AAGGTGAAACCCTCAAGAGAACTGGACAATGTTACTCTGTCGAGGAGCATAGCCGGACTTGCCCTTAGG ACCATGATCTTGGAGATTGAGAGCGCTCGAAGGGAGGAGAAGCATAACAAAATACTTGAGAAGTTGGAGCACAAGTATTTTGAGTACCGCAGCAAGTATAGGGATATTCGCAGATGTTTTGGCGAGGGAGGCAACTTGCGGGCCCTACGCGATGAGTTGAAGGAGAAGGATGATGAGCTTATGAGGGCCATCGATAAGTGTAGCATCCTTGAAGGGACGTTGAGAGGTAAGGAGGAAGAGCTCAAAATCAGCAAAGGGATCGAAGCCTAA
- the LOC104249666 gene encoding aquaporin TIP4-1: MAKIAVGNSREAIQPDCIQALIVEFIVTFLFVFAGVGSAMAANKLNGDPLVSLFFVAMAHALVVAVTISAGFRISGGHLNPAVTLGLCMGGHITVFRSILYWIDQLLASVAACALLNYVTAGLETPVHTLANGVSYSQGIIMEVILTFSLLFTVYTTIVDPKKGVLEGMGPLLTGLVVGANIMAGGPFSGASMNPARSFGPAFVSGIWTDHWVYWVGPLIGGGLAGFICENFFIVRTHVPLPSDESF; this comes from the exons ATGGCGAAGATTGCTGTTGGAAATAGCCGTGAGGCTATTCAGCCAGACTGCATCCAAGCACTTATTGTTGAGTTTATTGTcacttttctctttgtttttgctGGTGTTGGATCTGCCATGGCTGCCA ATAAGCTAAATGGAGATCCACTAGTGAGCTTATTTTTTGTGGCAATGGCACATGCATTGGTGGTGGCTGTGACAATCTCTGCTGGCTTCCGAATCTCTGGTGGGCACCTCAACCCCGCTGTCACGCTTGGCCTTTGTATGGGTGGTCATATCACTGTCTTCAGATCAATCCTTTACTGGATTGACCAATTATTGGCTTCTGTTGCTGCTTGTGCTTTGCTCAATTACGTCACTGCTGGGTTG GAAACACCAGTTCACACACTAGCAAATGGAGTGAGCTATAGTCAAGGGATAATTATGGAGGTGATTTTGACATTTTCTCTATTGTTCACTGTCTATACAACCATTGTGGACCCCAAGAAGGGAGTTCTTGAAGGGATGGGCCCACTTCTAACTGGGCTTGTGGTTGGGGCCAACATCATGGCTGGAGGGCCTTTTTCAGGAGCTTCAATGAACCCAGCAAGATCATTTGGGCCGGCTTTTGTGAGTGGAATCTGGACTGACCACTGGGTTTACTGGGTTGGGCCTTTGATTGGTGGTGGGCTTGCTGGCTTTATCTGTGAAAACTTTTTCATTGTTAGAACTCATGTTCCTCTTCCTAGTGATGAATCTTTCTAG